In Chryseobacterium scophthalmum, the genomic stretch GTAATTTCTGCCAGCGTTCATCGACCTTGTCAAAGTATCTGTCCAGATTTGCTCTTATTTTTTTCATAACCTTTGGTTTTTATTTTTCGATGACTTCTACATCTTTATTTTCGATGACTGCAAACTTTTCGATATTGAAGCCTTGCGGATTATTATCCGAGCGAACCGAGTTTACAAGGAAGCAGGAAGTTATCAGATTACGTCTGGTTACATTGCTGGAACGGATGATGAATTGCTTGGCATACGTTTGAACCGCATAAGGATGTCTGTCGAAGTTGCACACCACGCTGTCTACTTCTATGCGCTGTTGCACATTTCCCGAAATGATACGGTTGTAGTAGCCTTTTTCCGATAGGTCATTGTAATAATCAAAGGCACTTTTATCGGCAAGGTTGAATGCCCTTTTCATATTGCTTTCGATTGCATTTTTATCGGGAGCCAACGTGAAAAACAATTCGTGAAAACGCCTGACGTGTTCTCTTGCTTCCACAGGGCGATTGATACTTGCGTCTTGCGATAAGGCAAGCATCAAAGATTTACCCTTATCCAATACATATATTTTCTGGCGTTGCTCTTCTGCAAAGCGATAGGACTGCCATACGGCAAATCCTACCACGCCAATGCAGAGAACGGCAAACATAATGGCATACAATCGTATCTGCCGAAAGCTGTTTTCTATATTTCTTAGCGTTTTAAATTCCATTTTTTTATTGATTATGGGTTAAATTATTTGAGTAATTGACCGCTAATGTTTCCTACGGTAGAACCGGCTCCTGCTCCTGCGAGATTTCCAGCTTTCATTGCCGTTTGGTTTACATTTCGTGTAAAGTTTCCTGCCCCACCGGCTTGGATAATCCATCCTGTAACTGTTGGAATAGTAAAATATCCCACAATACCGATAATCATAAAAATGATGTAAACAGTATTGGAAGTATCAGGAATGAAAGTTGGGTCGGACAACATTTCTATATCCCGTTCCAAAATCAACGATTGTATTCTTGCCAGCATAGAACTGAATAAATCTGAAACTGGTAACCATAGATAAACACTAACGTATCTTGTAATCCATTGCGTAAGTGTGGATTGAAAACCATCCCAGACAGAAATCGCAAAAGCGATGGGTCCGAGTATTGATAGCACAATCAGGAAAAATGTCCTTATGGTATCTATAACCAATGCGGCTGCCTGAAAAAGGACTTCCAACAAATTGCGGAACCAGTCTTTGATAGCTTTTTCTATCTGATATGCCTGCCTGTCCATATACATTCCCGCCATTGTTCCAATGTCGGATGGCGACCATCCCAATTCGTCCAGCTTTTTGTCAAACTCTTCATCCGATACCATAAAAGCGGTTTCAGGATTTCTGACCATCGCTTCATATTCCAATTGGTCTTTTTGCTGTTGCAGTTTGTTGAGGTCAAGCACTTGGTTTTCAAGAATTGAGTGCGTTCCTGTAACAACAGGACTTAAAACCGCATTGATGGTTCCCAACACGATAGTTGGGAAAAACATAATGCAAAGTCCCAAAGCGAACGGTCGCAACAATGGAAACACATCTATGGGTTCGGCACGGCTCAATGCCTGCCAAACTTTTAGTGCTACATAAAACAAAGCACCCAATCCTGCGAGACCTTTTGCTACTGCTGCCATATCTGCCGCAAGCGGCATCATATCATCGTATAGCGAACGAAGAACTTCGTGAAGATTATTCCATTCCATAGCTTACCAGTATTTTTGGTTGGGAGTTCCATAAAGGTCAAGCACTCTTTTGGCATCGTTTTTCTTCTTTGCTCTGAGATAGCTTACAGATATGTTTTTGTTGGTGTAGTAGCGAACCAAGCTGTGATAGTCTTTTACTTCTTTGTACACACGGTCTATTACTTCCATACGTTCCTTGTCATTCAGGGATAGACTGGATGCAGATACAATCTGTTTTAGTTCTTTCAAAAGTTCAGTACTTTCATTCAAAAGTGCGGAATATCCATTGCCAATGGCTACCAATTCTTGTGGTGTGAAATTCGGGTCGTTCATCATTTTGCCGAAATTCTGAACATACATTTCCGAAACATCGCCCACTAAAAGAACCGTCTGCTGAACTTTACGAGCATCTTTAACCAAATTGTTTACTGCCTTTAGCTTATCGTAATATTCCTTACCCTGCTCATACACTTTCTTTACTTCATTGAAGTTTTTAATCACGTTGCTTACCGTGGAAGAAGTCTGCACGATTTCATTCGCACTGTTAAGAATTCCTGAAGCCAGATTTGCAGGGTCTGTTACTACAAATTGTGCTTTTGCTGACGGTGCTACGGCTAACATTAGTGCCGTACACACCAAATACATTAATTTTTTCATTTTTTTAAATTTTTAAAATGTTATAGATTATTGATTTACTTTATCACGTCGCTGCATTGCGATGTGCTTGATGGCGAGTTCTACATTGTCATCCAATTCAGAAGCGAGTTGCATCACTTCTAATTTTTCGGTTTCTTCGGTGGTGTAAGCGAGATACTCCTCTAGGCTAACTTCGGTGGCATAAACTGCCGAGTGCGTACCACCTAATCCTATCCAAACCTCTTTGTACAGACGGCTGATGTCATTGTTCATATTGATAGAAAGTACTTGCCCTTTCTCTTTATCCGTCAGTCCCAACATTGCCTGTATATCATCGAACTTGTTCATATACTTGCGTTGGTCTAAAAGGATTTTACAGTCTGAATTATTGATGATACTTTCTTTCACGATAGGCGATTGAATGATGTCATCAACTTCCTGCGTAACGACGATGGCTTCTCCGAAGAATTTACGGACGGTTTTAAACAAATACTTGATGTATTCTGCCATTCCTTCTTTGGCAATCGCTTTCCACGCTTCTTCAATCAGTATGAGTTTTCGAATACCTTTAAGTCTTCTCATTTTATTAATGAAAACTTCCATAATAATGATGGTTACCACGGGAAAGAGGATTTTATGGTCTTTAATCGCATCAATTTCAAACACGATAAAACGTTTTGTAAGAAGGTCTAACTGTTTGTCAGAATTGAGCAAATAATCATATTCGCCACCTTTGTAATAAGGTTCCAACACGTTGAGAAAATTGGCAATATCAAAGTCTTTTTCCCTGACTTCTTTTCTTTCTAATACCTTGCGGTAATCGCCTTTTACATATTCGTAAAAACCGTTGAAAGACGGGAAATCATCAGTGGTTTTTATCCGTTCGATATATCCGCTTACGGCATTAGAAAGGGCAACTTCTTCCGAACGAGTTGGTGGTTCATCATCACGTTTCCAAAGGGTCAGTATCAAAGTCTTGATACTTTCACGCTTCTCAATGTCAAAAACGCCATCATCTGTGTAGAAAGGATTAAATGCAATCGGATTATCTTCGGTATAAGTGAAATAAACGCCGTCTTCGCCTTTGGTTTTACCTTTGATAAGTTCGCATAAACCTTGATAAGAATTACCCGTATCCACCAGCAAAACGTGAGCGCCTTGCTCGTAATACTGCCGTACCATATGGTTTGTAAAGAAGGATTTTCCGCTTCCCGAAGGACCGAGGATAAACTTGTTACGGTTGGTAATAATTCCACGTTTCATAGGTAAATCCGAAATATCCAAATGAATAGGTTTGCCGGTCAATCGGTCAGCCATTTTTATCCCGAATGGCGAAGGCGAATTGTGGTAATTGGTTTCTTCCGTAAAAAAGCACAATGCTGGTTCAATGAAGGTGTAAAAACTTTCCTCACTCGGAAAATCGGCAGCGTTGCCCGGCATTCCTGCCCAATACAAAGTAGCTACATCAGTAGTGTTATGGCGTGGTTTACATTCCATCAATGCCAAGGCACTTCCGCAATCATTTTTCAACTGCTTTAGTTCAGCTGGGTCATCTGACCACGCCATAATATTGAAATGCGCACGAATAGAAGCCAGCCCGAAACTGTGAGCCTCGTTCAGATATTTTTCTATCCATTCTTTGTTAATTTGATTGGCACGGCTGTACCTTGCCAAAGAGTGCATATTCCTTGCAGATTTCTCAAACTTTTGCAGGTTGTCTTCACTGTTATCCAAAAACAAATATTGGTTGTAGATATGATTGCAGCTGAGCATCAAACCTACTGGGGCAGCAAAAGACAGTCGGCAATCACTTCGGTCGGTAGATAATTTTTCGTAACGGGTATCAATTGAAACTGCTCCTGGCAAATCATCGGTGTCCGACAAAGTATGAAGGCTTAATCTTTTATTACCGATACGAACCTCTTCGGAACCGAGAGCGATGTCCTGCATTGGCGTACCTACTTCTCTTGAAAGTGTTAGATACTGTTCTAACAAGCCTTGCTTTTCATCTGTTCCGATGATGTCATCTTCAGTTAGGCGTTGCAGGCTTACAAATCCGCTATCGTTTACAATCCTCTCAAACTGTGAAACTGCTTCCATAAATCGGTGTATCGCTTCTTTATCCCTAATTTCTTTCGGGATAAGAGAACCTTTGCAAAGCGAGCTGAAGTTGCTTTGCATACGCATTCTTTCCTTGCTCGTTTTGGTAAGGAACAAATAGCAATAGTGATTTAAAAAAGGTCTTTCGTTGAAATGCCGTTGATAGGATTTTGCCAAAAAACTTTGGTTTTCTTCTGTCAAATCTGGCGCATAATTTTCCTTGATATACCAATCCTGTTTGTGAACCACCGTGAAATCTGGTAAGGTTTTAATCGCCTTGTGCCAAGCGGAATGAATGGCTTCGTATTCTGCCGCTGCTACCGTGAAGAGTTCCGGCAATCGCACTTCAAAACAGGCAGTAATGTCTGCATCTTTTGAAAGGATGCAGTTGTTTTCTACTGCTAACAAAGGAAATTTGTTTTCCAATGTGGTTGTTTTTGCTACATTTCTCATACGATATTTTGTTTAGGATTGAATTTCAGATAGCGGTGCACGAGCTTGCGGCAGATGATGTATTTGGGATGTCTTTTTTTTGCCCCGATTTTCATTAATCCGTGTTCGCCGTATTTTCTGTTGAGCGAAAAGGTTTGCCACACTATCAGCGAAGAACCGCCCGCACCAAGAAACAGACAGAAGTAAGAGTTTACACCTGCCATATACAGTATCATTACGAGAATAAGCGTACCCAGTAATCCGCCTGCGAAAATGAACAGATACTGTGCTTTCAGCCCTTTAAATTCCACCGTTCTTCCGATGCCTTTGTTGATATTGTAATTCATAAGGCTTGGGATTATAGGAAGAATGAACGCAGGATAGTAGCCGCCACAATCAAGAAGATACACGCACCAAACCACGAAGCTGCCGTTTTGCTTGTGTCGGGGTCGCCCGAACTAAACTTGTTGTACACTTTAACGCCGCCTATTAACCCTACGACTGCACCGATAGCGTAAATCAATTGAGTTGCGGGGTCGAAATAAGAAGTTACCATTTGCGTAGCCTCGTTGATGCCGCCCACACCGTTTCCCTGTGCGAACGCACCAATTCCTGACAGCATAGCCACGGCTGCCAGCAAAACTTTTTTTCTTTGTTTTTCCATAATTGAAACACATTAATTTGTTACTGTTTTCCCGCACCTTGCGGACTTTCGGGACAAAGGTGTTTCAGAAATTAAAGCGTTGTAAGAAAGTGGCAATGAGAGGAATTGTTTGGCGGTGGGTGGCATCCAAAACGTAGAAAAGTATTATATTAGTTGTTTTGAAAATCTTAATTTAAAAACGCAAATTTTAAATGTACATATCTAAAGTCAGCCTTGTCAATTATAGAAATTTTGTTAATGCATATTTCAATTTCAATAAAGGAATAAACACCGTTATAGGTGAAAATGGTTCAGGAAAAACCAACGTTTTTAAAGCAATCAGATTGCTTTTGGAAGATGCTTCTCTTCAGTTTGCCTATAAACTAACTGAGGGTGATTTTAATAGAACTTTAGACAAAGGAAGATGGAAAGGTCATTGGATTATAATCAGCATAGAATTTGATGAACTGAATGATGAAGAAGCCATTCAATCATTATTCATACACGGAACCGGTATTGCCGAAGCGGACTATGTAGAAAAAGCTACTTACAATCTTTTTTTTCGCCCAAAAGCAGACATCAGACAAAAACTTTCTGAGTTAGCGGAAGGCGACAAAGCAGGATTACAAGCTATCCTTGATGATATTAACATTTTAGATAACTATGAAACGTTTTTTACAGGGAAAAGTACAGCGGATTTTAACGACCCTGATGTGTATAAAGAACTTGTAGGTGATTTTGAAAATGTCATTTTTCCTTCTGCTATTGATGCGTCAAAATTTGGTTCCAAAATTCCTCATCAGCTATCTGTTGCAAAAGAAGTTTCATTTACTTTTATACAGGCACTAAGAGATGTTGTAAGTGATTTCCATAATAACAGAACCAATCCGTTACTCACCCTTTTAAAAAATAAAAGTGGCGAAATAAAAGATGCTGATTACCAGCCTATCAGCGATTTAGTAAAAGAATTGAATGAAAGCATTGAAGCACTTCCAGATGTACAGACTATCCGTGATGATATTAAAACAACAATTCAAGATGCTGTTGGGCTTACCTATTCTCCCTCATCATTATCTATAAAATCTAGTGTTCCTGATGAAGCGGAAAAACTGCTCCAATCCTTGAAATTATTTATTGGAGAACCAGGAGAAGAATATGAAGGCGGTATCCACGAGTTAAGCTTGGGAGGTGCTAATCTTATTTTCCTGACCTTAAAACTTTTGGAATTTAAATATCGAAAATCAAAAGATACATTCGCAAATTTCTTAATTATAGAGGAGCCAGAGGCTCATATTCATAATCACATTCAAAAAACATTATTCGACAAATTAGATTATGGTGATACTCAAATCATATATTCAACCCATTCTACGCAAATATCTGAAGTCAGTAATGTAGAAAACATAAACATCTTAGCTAAAAAACTAAATTATGCAGAGGTTTATCAGCCTTCTACAGACTTGGGGGCAGAAAACATCAATCAGGTACAACGTTACTTGGATGCGGTAAGAACCAACTTGCTCTTTGCTAAAGGTGTGATTTTGGTAGAAGGCGATGCCGAAGAAATTCTAATCCCAATTATAGTAAAGAAAGTTTTGGGGATAAGCTTGGACGAGTTGGGAATAAGTTTGATAAACATTAGAAGCACTGGGTTTGAAAATGTTGCGCAACTTTTCCATAATGACAGGATACAACGTAAATGTGCTATCCTCACAGATTTAGATGATGCTATCTGCGATACTACTGAAAATGCTGGCGACAGTGATGCTTTGAAAAAGTATAAGAAAAAAGTAGCCGGTTCTAAGCAAAAAGGGCTGGAAAGAAAAACAAAATTAGATGCATTTGAAGCAGGTAATACGTGGGTCAAAGCATTTTATGCGAAGCACACTTTTGAAGTAGATTTTATTTCAGAAGGAAACGCTTGGGAAGTGGAGAGGATTATTAAAAAAGTCTATATTGACCCAGCAACACGTACGCAAGCAAAAACGGATATCGAAAGTGCCGATGTGGCTATTTATGGTAAGCGGGTGCTTACAATGGCAAAACAGGAAGGAAAAGGTTGGTTTGCAATTATGCTAGGCAAACATATTTCTTATAAAACTGAAATCCCAGCTTACATTCTTGATGCTATCCTTTTTGCAAAAGAAACCTATTCTTCAAACATAGTTGCAGACATTATCCAATATAGAATGAATAAACATTTTGAAGCTGATAATGCCCTCGATTTTACAAGTTGTAAAGCGGAACTTTTGAAATATAGAAATGGAACAAATAAATTGGAAGACTTAGCTTTTGACTTTGACCTTGTACTGCCAGACGACCAAATTTTAATACTAATAGATAAACTGAAGTAGTTATGTTTATTTGGGAAAAAGACAGTATCAATAAAGAACAGGAAGATGCAATTCTTGAAGATAATAGCGTACTTCTTATTGCTTGTCCCGGAAGCGGTAAAACGAGAACCCTTACATTCAAAATTGCTTATGAGTTAAGCAGGTTGAAATCAGACAAGGAATTCGTTATAGCCATAACCTACACTAATAGAGCTTCCGATGAGATAAAGGAGCGGGTTGAGTTATTAGGTGTCGATACGTCACAATTATGGATTGGCACTATCCATTCTTTTTGTATGGAATGGATTTTAAAGCCATATCATTTGTATTCTGAACGATTGAAGAACGGCTTTAAGGTTATCAATTCTTTTGACAGCGAAAAGATATTGACCGAATTATGCAAACCCTATAAAGAAGAAAAAATAACCTATTATGATTGTGGCATCCTTGCCAAAACTGATAATTTCTATTTGACCTGTTTAGACACAAAAAAACATAATTCGTTACAAAAAATTCTTGGGGAATATTTTGCAATCCTTGAAAAAAACCGACAGATTGATTTTGAACAAATTTTGTTTTACGCTTATGAAATACTCAAATCAAAACCAGTTGTAGCAAATATTCTATCCAAATTATTCCCTTTTATTTTAATTGATGAGTATCAGGATACTAAGGAAATACAGTATCACATCATATCCAAAATATTAAGCGTTAACAAAGGCAATTCAAAAACACTTATTGTTGGCGACCCAAACCAATCTATTTACGACTCGCTGGGAGGTTACCCAATGCCTAAAGATGAATTAGAAAAATTATTAGGATTTGAATTGACCCCATTAAGCTTAGATAAAAACTATAGGTCATCGTCGGCTATTATCAACTATTTTGATTATTATAAAACTTTCGACACTCCAATTGTTGCATTTGGTAATGGAAAAGATTATCCAAGTATAATTACATTTAATTCAGTTGTCTCAGTTGATGATTTAATTGAAGAATTAGCTCAGTTAATTTTGTACAATGTAGAAACAGCCGGAATTAGCCCAAACGAAATATGCATCACTGCTCCACAATGGGTACATATCGCAAGCATTACAAGAAAACTTATCATCAGACTTCCTGATTTCAGTTTTGACGGACCAGGAATGGCTCCTTTTTCTCGGGATATTGATAATTTTTGGTTCAAGGTTTCAAGAGTTGCATTGACGGAACCATCTCCTTTTATGTATGTAAGAAGGCTAAGGTGGAGTAAAGAAATATTAAATGAACTGGATAGTGCAGGTGTTGATGTTTCAAATGTAAGTAGTAAAGAATTTTTAAGAATTTGTAATTCTTTTGAGATAAACGAGACAGATGGTTTAACTTATTTAAAAAGTTTCTTTAATCAGATTTGTGAAAAGTTAAAAATTGTACTGCCCAATTTTCCCTTGTTAGATGAACATTTCAATTCATTTTTTGCAAGTTCTGAAAGTAGAATTCAGAGATTGATTGATGAAGGAAATCCATATATTGGGGATATTGAAAATTTCAGAAAAGTATTCAGACAGCGAGATGGAATTACTGTTTCCACAATACACGGAACTAAAGGTGAAGAATACGATGCAGTTATTGGCTTTGGCTTATTGGACGGTTATGTTCCTCATTTTAATGATAATAATGGTATTGAAAATTCAAAGAAACTCTTGTATGTATTAGCTTCGAGAGCAAGAAAAAATTTACATCTTATTTCTGAAAAATATAGAAATGTTCATAAGTTTTATGCGCCAGATGGAAAGCCCCCAACCTCACATTTGCTTGAATATACTTATGATTATTCTTTCCAAAAATTTGAAGGGATGGATTGAGCCATTAAAAAAATAAATTACGATGCCATTAAAAATAAATGTACCCTACAGCGATAAAGACAGTGCCAAATCAAAAGGCGCTTTTTGGGATGTAGAACAAAAAACTTGGTTTGTTCCTGACCATAAGGATATTAATGATTTCCAGCACTGGATAGACAAATCAAAAGTATCGGTTATTATAAAATCGCCCGTATCAATTGCTTTAAATAGTAGTGATTGCTATAAATGTGCAAACAAAACTGCTGTCATTTCCTTAGCTTCAAATAATTTTTATTATTTGAATACCGACGAAAATGAGGATGAAAAATGGTTTCGAGCCGATGGATTGTCTTTTTTTAGTATGCCAGTATTCATCGAAAATGAAATTGCAGGTAAAATCAAAAGATTATTTCCAAATTATAAAATTGCATATTCTAAAACAGCGGAAAGTAGTTATTGGGCTAATCATTGTGAACATTGTGGAGCCTTGCAAGGCGATTTTTTTCTACATTCAGAACCGGGCGGCGCTTTCTTTCCTTTAGAAATAGAAGAATATGAACAATTAACTTTCATTACTGTTCCGTCAAAATTTGATGTAGAAATAGATGCTGATTATTCTTGGTTAAGCAATGCTGATGTCATTCCTAAATATGCCAAATCAGTATCCTACGAAGAATTTTTAGAGCAGCAAAAATAAAAAGGGAGTTTGCTCACACAAATTCCCCAATATCAAAATCACTCACATCACTTTTCCGCAAAGTGGAAGAACCGGCATCCGTCTCAGAAGTGAGAGTACTGTCCAAAAGCTCGGCAATTCTTCTGGAAGCACCATCTATTGAACTTTCCAGCAAACTAAATAATTCGGTTCCCTGTAATCTTTGAACTATATCTACCGCTGTTTCCTTTTGGGCTGGTTCCAATTCTTCTTTTTGGAGCAACATCCCCACGGAGCTTAGTTCTTCAAAGGTAACCCCTTGGGCAAAACCGTCATCGCCATCGGATATTCCGTACCTGTTCCATTCCTCTTCCTCTTCATC encodes the following:
- the traK gene encoding conjugative transposon protein TraK, which translates into the protein MEFKTLRNIENSFRQIRLYAIMFAVLCIGVVGFAVWQSYRFAEEQRQKIYVLDKGKSLMLALSQDASINRPVEAREHVRRFHELFFTLAPDKNAIESNMKRAFNLADKSAFDYYNDLSEKGYYNRIISGNVQQRIEVDSVVCNFDRHPYAVQTYAKQFIIRSSNVTRRNLITSCFLVNSVRSDNNPQGFNIEKFAVIENKDVEVIEK
- the traJ gene encoding conjugative transposon protein TraJ; translated protein: MEWNNLHEVLRSLYDDMMPLAADMAAVAKGLAGLGALFYVALKVWQALSRAEPIDVFPLLRPFALGLCIMFFPTIVLGTINAVLSPVVTGTHSILENQVLDLNKLQQQKDQLEYEAMVRNPETAFMVSDEEFDKKLDELGWSPSDIGTMAGMYMDRQAYQIEKAIKDWFRNLLEVLFQAAALVIDTIRTFFLIVLSILGPIAFAISVWDGFQSTLTQWITRYVSVYLWLPVSDLFSSMLARIQSLILERDIEMLSDPTFIPDTSNTVYIIFMIIGIVGYFTIPTVTGWIIQAGGAGNFTRNVNQTAMKAGNLAGAGAGSTVGNISGQLLK
- a CDS encoding DUF4141 domain-containing protein translates to MKKLMYLVCTALMLAVAPSAKAQFVVTDPANLASGILNSANEIVQTSSTVSNVIKNFNEVKKVYEQGKEYYDKLKAVNNLVKDARKVQQTVLLVGDVSEMYVQNFGKMMNDPNFTPQELVAIGNGYSALLNESTELLKELKQIVSASSLSLNDKERMEVIDRVYKEVKDYHSLVRYYTNKNISVSYLRAKKKNDAKRVLDLYGTPNQKYW
- a CDS encoding TraG family conjugative transposon ATPase, translated to MRNVAKTTTLENKFPLLAVENNCILSKDADITACFEVRLPELFTVAAAEYEAIHSAWHKAIKTLPDFTVVHKQDWYIKENYAPDLTEENQSFLAKSYQRHFNERPFLNHYCYLFLTKTSKERMRMQSNFSSLCKGSLIPKEIRDKEAIHRFMEAVSQFERIVNDSGFVSLQRLTEDDIIGTDEKQGLLEQYLTLSREVGTPMQDIALGSEEVRIGNKRLSLHTLSDTDDLPGAVSIDTRYEKLSTDRSDCRLSFAAPVGLMLSCNHIYNQYLFLDNSEDNLQKFEKSARNMHSLARYSRANQINKEWIEKYLNEAHSFGLASIRAHFNIMAWSDDPAELKQLKNDCGSALALMECKPRHNTTDVATLYWAGMPGNAADFPSEESFYTFIEPALCFFTEETNYHNSPSPFGIKMADRLTGKPIHLDISDLPMKRGIITNRNKFILGPSGSGKSFFTNHMVRQYYEQGAHVLLVDTGNSYQGLCELIKGKTKGEDGVYFTYTEDNPIAFNPFYTDDGVFDIEKRESIKTLILTLWKRDDEPPTRSEEVALSNAVSGYIERIKTTDDFPSFNGFYEYVKGDYRKVLERKEVREKDFDIANFLNVLEPYYKGGEYDYLLNSDKQLDLLTKRFIVFEIDAIKDHKILFPVVTIIIMEVFINKMRRLKGIRKLILIEEAWKAIAKEGMAEYIKYLFKTVRKFFGEAIVVTQEVDDIIQSPIVKESIINNSDCKILLDQRKYMNKFDDIQAMLGLTDKEKGQVLSINMNNDISRLYKEVWIGLGGTHSAVYATEVSLEEYLAYTTEETEKLEVMQLASELDDNVELAIKHIAMQRRDKVNQ
- a CDS encoding DUF4133 domain-containing protein → MNYNINKGIGRTVEFKGLKAQYLFIFAGGLLGTLILVMILYMAGVNSYFCLFLGAGGSSLIVWQTFSLNRKYGEHGLMKIGAKKRHPKYIICRKLVHRYLKFNPKQNIV
- a CDS encoding DUF4134 domain-containing protein, giving the protein MEKQRKKVLLAAVAMLSGIGAFAQGNGVGGINEATQMVTSYFDPATQLIYAIGAVVGLIGGVKVYNKFSSGDPDTSKTAASWFGACIFLIVAATILRSFFL
- a CDS encoding ATP-dependent nuclease: MYISKVSLVNYRNFVNAYFNFNKGINTVIGENGSGKTNVFKAIRLLLEDASLQFAYKLTEGDFNRTLDKGRWKGHWIIISIEFDELNDEEAIQSLFIHGTGIAEADYVEKATYNLFFRPKADIRQKLSELAEGDKAGLQAILDDINILDNYETFFTGKSTADFNDPDVYKELVGDFENVIFPSAIDASKFGSKIPHQLSVAKEVSFTFIQALRDVVSDFHNNRTNPLLTLLKNKSGEIKDADYQPISDLVKELNESIEALPDVQTIRDDIKTTIQDAVGLTYSPSSLSIKSSVPDEAEKLLQSLKLFIGEPGEEYEGGIHELSLGGANLIFLTLKLLEFKYRKSKDTFANFLIIEEPEAHIHNHIQKTLFDKLDYGDTQIIYSTHSTQISEVSNVENINILAKKLNYAEVYQPSTDLGAENINQVQRYLDAVRTNLLFAKGVILVEGDAEEILIPIIVKKVLGISLDELGISLINIRSTGFENVAQLFHNDRIQRKCAILTDLDDAICDTTENAGDSDALKKYKKKVAGSKQKGLERKTKLDAFEAGNTWVKAFYAKHTFEVDFISEGNAWEVERIIKKVYIDPATRTQAKTDIESADVAIYGKRVLTMAKQEGKGWFAIMLGKHISYKTEIPAYILDAILFAKETYSSNIVADIIQYRMNKHFEADNALDFTSCKAELLKYRNGTNKLEDLAFDFDLVLPDDQILILIDKLK
- a CDS encoding UvrD-helicase domain-containing protein, coding for MFIWEKDSINKEQEDAILEDNSVLLIACPGSGKTRTLTFKIAYELSRLKSDKEFVIAITYTNRASDEIKERVELLGVDTSQLWIGTIHSFCMEWILKPYHLYSERLKNGFKVINSFDSEKILTELCKPYKEEKITYYDCGILAKTDNFYLTCLDTKKHNSLQKILGEYFAILEKNRQIDFEQILFYAYEILKSKPVVANILSKLFPFILIDEYQDTKEIQYHIISKILSVNKGNSKTLIVGDPNQSIYDSLGGYPMPKDELEKLLGFELTPLSLDKNYRSSSAIINYFDYYKTFDTPIVAFGNGKDYPSIITFNSVVSVDDLIEELAQLILYNVETAGISPNEICITAPQWVHIASITRKLIIRLPDFSFDGPGMAPFSRDIDNFWFKVSRVALTEPSPFMYVRRLRWSKEILNELDSAGVDVSNVSSKEFLRICNSFEINETDGLTYLKSFFNQICEKLKIVLPNFPLLDEHFNSFFASSESRIQRLIDEGNPYIGDIENFRKVFRQRDGITVSTIHGTKGEEYDAVIGFGLLDGYVPHFNDNNGIENSKKLLYVLASRARKNLHLISEKYRNVHKFYAPDGKPPTSHLLEYTYDYSFQKFEGMD
- a CDS encoding DUF5710 domain-containing protein, with product MPLKINVPYSDKDSAKSKGAFWDVEQKTWFVPDHKDINDFQHWIDKSKVSVIIKSPVSIALNSSDCYKCANKTAVISLASNNFYYLNTDENEDEKWFRADGLSFFSMPVFIENEIAGKIKRLFPNYKIAYSKTAESSYWANHCEHCGALQGDFFLHSEPGGAFFPLEIEEYEQLTFITVPSKFDVEIDADYSWLSNADVIPKYAKSVSYEEFLEQQK
- a CDS encoding conjugal transfer protein TraD — translated: MGLPKPVRSLSMPNTANERQIEEDEINPDNLDIEYDENENVGIQIPQEELDEVFRNIPDLDEEEEEWNRYGISDGDDGFAQGVTFEELSSVGMLLQKEELEPAQKETAVDIVQRLQGTELFSLLESSIDGASRRIAELLDSTLTSETDAGSSTLRKSDVSDFDIGEFV